The following nucleotide sequence is from Camelus bactrianus isolate YW-2024 breed Bactrian camel chromosome 19, ASM4877302v1, whole genome shotgun sequence.
GTTCTTCCAGGCTGGGTGTTCATCTCTAGGAAGCTGCTGTCCCTGGCATCCAGGATGGCCGTGCCTTTCCTATGCTGTCACTAAAACCAAACCCAGCACCTGGACCTTCGTCTGGCCCAAGGCCTGGATATTTGTTTAGCCAGTGCACGAGATGGAGAACACTGTCcagtctcttccctcttcccccaaCCCAGCAGAGTGGTCAGCACGGAGAGCACAGACACCTGACAGTGCATCAAGACAGGATGTCCCGAACCACAGCTGCTCTTGTATCACCCTTAAGATTTTTGCCATGTATTTTGCTTTTAAGTCAACTCTTacttattgaagtatggttgacttacaatgttatattaatttaAGGAACCCCCATTTTTAAGAAAAccttaaattgatttttaaagaaatctcctgTCGTTGCTGTAGATGGAAGAGCAGTGTGGCCTCCTCTAGAAGAAGGTAACTGAAAACCTAGCTAAGATTTTACCAAAGGCTCTAAGCCTGATGCCTGCTTTCTCTTTGTTAGAGACAAGCTAGCATTAAACTAACCAGGATCCTCCTTGAGGAATTTAAATgaattgaaaaaattttaaatggaattaatCTTTTTCACAAGGTCCTTCGTTATTTAATGCCTGTCAGTCACCACCAACAATCATGTCTCCTGGGGTtggcagtcccactcctgggaaacATGGCTGAACACCTCTGtatacctcagtttccccatcttatAGATGGAGATCATAACAGGATTTATGTTATCTTACAGCACGGTTGAAACCATTATATGAGATCATGAATGTAAAGTCTCAGCATATGAAGTGCCTGGCTCACAGTATAAGCACTCAAATGCTGGCTATTAATATTTGTCAGTTTCATGGAGAAAATGTGAGCCCTGTCACTAAGGAACTAAATTTGGCTtgagcataaaaataaataaatacataaacaaccaAGAACCCAAGTAACCCAAACTTCAAAGCAGCAGGAGGGGGGACATAGGACCCCAAACACTTCACTTAACAATGGAAgacactttattattattttttaaatcatctctcaACATTTCAATTCTTGGTAGAAATCAAATGCAaacatctgcatttttaaattaacatatatTTAAGAATCTCAATCACAGCAACCTCACACAATAAGATACAAACCAAGAAGGAACATGGTCACAGCATTTCCTTTTCCAGTCCACGAACACAGTACTTCCGTGATGATACACACACTGGACTTTCTCTCCTAGGACAAATTAGTTACTCCTGCTTTTGTCTGCTGTGTAAGTTACGTGGCATCACGGTTGGTTAAAAGAGTTAGTGTAGTGCTAGAGCGATCTGAAAgtggaaaactagaaaactcAGGACTGGGACAAGCATTGACACTTCTGAAATGTGAAAAGGAAGAACATCAAAGGTGAATGCCCCAGAATGGGCTGGTCTTAGTAATAAAGTTGGTTGAAATTCAGCTTTATCTATACATTGAATATCTATATGTGATCTACTagatatatttcaaaaaagaGCCAAAGATTTTGAAAACCTTAAAATCACTTAACTGAGTTGGAAGAACATCAGCAAATTCACAGTGGCCTCAGGATTCAGCCAGATTTAAATTTGCTCAAGAGCTGAATACCTCCTTCTACCAGAAAACCCATTGCATGTAAATTCCGGTAACATTCTGTACATCACAAACACTTATGGctaaaatatattattagttCACAAGGAAgcgattttattttcaaattcttgcCCCAGCTCCGCTCTGCACCCCCAAAAGGAAAATCCGGGGCAGGTAATTCACAGGAGGAGTTTAAGGGGCCTTCAGGTTTGGAAGCGCTGAGGCTCGGCTGAGAATATCCAGAGACATGTGTCTGATGGGCACACGACGGCTACTGCCCACTTTTAGTGCAAAAAGGTTGCAAATGTTGCAGAGGAGTCCTGGAAACCGGTGAAGAGACGATGACTGAGATGGAGGGGTGGTGGGAATCCCAAATGATTTTCCTTCTGAAACGAGACTCAAGAAGTCTGGAGTGCAAGGTTCATGCTCAGCAAGTGGCAAAGACAAGGCTGCAGATCCACAGGGTGAGGTTCCTGAATGGCCAGTAGGTTGTCACAGTCTGCAGGTGCACGGAGCTCTCGGCCCAGACTAACCCCCTAAGTGCGCACTGGAGGTAGGTGTTTAGAGATTTATTGTAGGGAAGACAGTGGCTCTCCACCAACTCAGGGACATCTCTCggttcctcctctgcccccacaccCTCCGCTCTACCCTCGGGCTGTGGTGAGTGGAGGATACGACAGGGAAGGGCATGAGCCCCTCCCTTGGAAGACTAAAGAACCCAGGGCATTTTATAAATAGCTACATCATTAATGTTTTAACCACTTTGAAACACACGGCAAGtcgaatatttatttaaaaataaatctcaaataTATCTATTTACAGTACAGTAAGAGGGGCATGTGCAAACAACAGAAATGGGGGATGTCAGTCCCACTGTAGAAGGTCCACACTTCAAAGCGCTGGAGCAAAGTTCGCAAACCTCACGGCTGAACTGAGCTGTGGTGGCAACAGGATGACATTAAACAAATCCTGGATTCAGTTGACCTTTGACATCTAGAGAGCAGAGAAGTCAGGCAGGGGGTGCAAGCGGGGATCCTCGTGTTAGGGAAGGGGTGGCTGAGGGATGAGCCAGTGGACGAGGCCCAGTGTGGCAGGAGGGCTCATTTCACAAGCCAACAGGCCTCGAGCTCGCCGCTCCAGGTGGGCATTTGGAGGGGACCTGGAGGGCCCTTCCCAGTCCAAGTTGGCTTTGCCATGGGAGTGTCATGGGCAAGAGTCCCAGAGACAGAAatcttccttaaaaaacaaaaacaacgaAACAGAACAAGCAGTGGAGAGATTAGCAAAAATGAATCTGAACGGAAGTGCCACCCTCTCCCTTGCCAGGCGACACAGCAGCTATCAGATGAAACATATGAAACATCTGAGTCGCTAAGGGGACTCCCATGTGGTACAGTCGGCCCCGTGATCTCCCCACAACTACATGGTCAAGTGTAGGTCTCTGCTTCTGAGATCAATGCATTAACACGTCTTCCCCGTGAAACCAGAAAGCTTAGTGGTGTAGCCCTTGTAGCAGGGAGGTGCGAGGTCGAGTCTATCTGTACACGAGATGGGAGAACTGGGTGGACTTGTAGTTCAGCTGGTTGTTGGGCATGAACTTGTGCAGTTCACTCTTTTTGCAGCAGGGGTCATAATGGTAGGCGCTGAGGCAGGTGTCGCAGGAGACTTTAGAACACTGGGTGCAGGTGTTGGTGGCACCTGGACGATTACAGAAGCCACAGCGGGAGGTGACTGTGCTGGAGGGCTTGGATTTCGAGTGGAGGTGCAGCGGCCGGTCGAGGCCCTGAGTCTGGCCTGTGTACTTCTCCCGCAGAGATGATCCATGGGCCAGGCTATCATGGGCAGAGGCCTTGCTGGGGAAGGCGCTGGGCTTGGAGGCCGGGGAGCAGGCGAGCAGGCTGTCGCAGCGCTGGCAGAGGGAGGAGCTGCAGGACAGACCGCACTTTTGGCACTTGGAGAGGGCGGACTCTTTGGCGGGGGGCGAGCGCTTGTGGTAGAGGGGGTGGGCGTCGTTTCTGACCACCCAGACATCTGGCCGCAGGGCGTCCTGCCTCCGGTACGTGGCCCTTGGTTCCGAGTCTGTGTACAGATCCACATCATCCTGAGTGGAGAAGTACGTGCCACGCAGCAAGCCAAGGCCATTGTTGGGAGAGGGGGGTGGCAGGTCATCTGGGCTGCTGTGCGGGGAGCTGGACATGGTCAGGAGCGAGGGAGATGGTCGGATGATCTCGTCCTTGAGGTCATCCCCCAAGTCTGCTGCCACAGGCTCCTTCCGCAGGCTCAGTGAGGCCTTCAGGGGCGGCTTCCGGCTCTCCCAGTAGCTGTCGTAGGTGTCCACAGACCTAGAAGGCTTGGTCACTCGGGGCTTGTAGTAGTCCTTGGCTGCCCGTTCGCTGGCCGACTTCTGGAGCACCACGCGGGCCATGGAGGCCGTCAGGTGCTCCCGGCCCTCGGCCCGCCGCCGCAGGGCGTCCGAGCAGCCACGCACATCCTCTGCACTGCTCCTGCGCTCGCTCACCACGTCCAGCTCAGAGTAGCCCTTGTCCTTGACTTGGGAGTGGATTTCCAGCATCTGCTCACACTCTACCTTGGCCAGAAAGAGTTCAAAGGAGACCATCTTCACCTGGAGGGTTTCCACCAGCTCTCTGAGCTTGTATGCAGCCCCTAGCTCAGGCACATAGCCCATGTAATTCAGGATGGCTCGAATGTCCTCTTCCTGCAATGTCGACTTGACGTAATAAACAAAGGGACCTGTGTAGGTCTAGAAGGAAGGGGGGTAGAAAAAGAGAGGTGGGTTTTTCTCTCTGAGACACACAACGAAGCCTACATCAGAGGGCAGTCCATCATGAATGAACTGGACCacagggagcaggaagggaaggggatgaTCTCGACAGCATCTCCCTACGGAAGGCGGAGGGTAATGCTTAGCAACGGCTCAGCGCACAGGGGCAAGGGAAACGACACATTGCTCCTTCCTTCAGCGTAGGGAACAAAGCCACTGGCTTTCTATATGGGGGGCAGCAGCTCTGCTCCGTGAGGAACAGGGCACACATGGGTAGGGAAAGGGGATCGGATGAGAGGTGGAAGGCCCCATGAACAATGAGAATATTCTTTTCTGGCATTTCTACAAAGGTGTGAAGAATATGTTAGATGTAAAAGCCTGACTTGGTGGAAACACTCCTGAGTCTCCCCTGCCTCCAGAATGATTCAGAACCCTTTTTAATTCATCTTCccccctcctctctgtctttctcctctTGCCTGGGCACCTGCACAGCCTCCTAATGGTCTCCCCGCCTGACTCTTGCCCCTCCCCAGACAATCCCCCACAACAGCCAGGAGGATTCTTTTCCAATGTCACCCTGATCCTGGCACTGCCTGACTCCCAGCCGCCTTGGAGTAAattcctgccctctgccctgggctTCAATGTCCTTCAGAAGCGGCTGTTCCCACCTTCCCAACCTCACAGTTTCAGGGTTGGGGACCCAGTTAAGAGATGACACAAGGCCAAGAGGCCAGGTGGGGAGCCACAGGGGTAATTCCGGTTTTTCTCTCAAAAGAAGCGGGGAATCTGGGAGGGTCTGCAGGCAAAGGACGGATATGATCAGGTTGGCACAAACCCTCTCAAGATGGACTGGAAGGGGCAAGAAGGGAGACCAACGTGGAGGGCCCGTCCCTAAACCTTACCTTGATGCTTCTGAATTCCTTCTTCCACGGGTAGAGGAAGAGGTTGACGCCCACCGTTTCGAGCATGCTGAAGGCGCAGTGCAGGGCCCGCAGGCTGGAGGAGCTCAGCGAGCTCAGGGAGCGCTCCACTACCTCATAGAACTGGATCAGCCGGAATCGATAAAGGGGATCCACCTTGTGCAGGCTGAGCAGGGTCGAGGCTGCCACCCGCAGGGACTCATCACTGCCAGGCTGCTGCTTGCTGGGGGTGGTGTCCACTTTGCCCTCATGGAACTGCACGTACTTCCGAAATAAGTCATCCTTATATTTTGTATCCATTGAACTGGGCTTTCCCATCCAATCTGGTCCAGGGACGGGGGCTACCTTATCTCCTCCATGGCTTCTGGGCTAGAGGCAGGGACATCGCTAAAAGCACTGACATGTCACCTGCCTGGCCCAGTGGAATGCTCTGGAAGTGGAAGAACAAGAAACACATCATTCCTCGAAGTGGTCCTCATACCAGCTTGTGGCTGCTGAGGCCAAGCAGAAAACAACTGGCCTGATCGACACTGGGCACCACCAGCCCTGGTCCCTTTCTGCTCATTCAACATGTTAACTGACTACATACACCATGCAAAGTTGGAGTGGAAATAGGACAGataaggtccttgactttgttgagctcataaatgaaaaatatgattAGAGGCACCTAACCTGGTTTTGTGGGGATGGGAGAGATTTAAAAAAGCCCCTGAGAAAGTGACGGTCAGACCCAAAGGATGAGGCGTCGGCAGGGAGGAAGGCCCTGAGCTAACACTAgcagcacttactatgtgccggGTACTTACATGTACTAACTCATTCTGCCTTCTTAAACAACTCCAGGAGACAGTTGTGAACACTGAGGCATAGAGATGTTAAGGAATTTGCCCAAAGTTACAGGACTATTAAGAAACAGAGCTGAGATCAGAGACCAGGCAGGCTGGCTACAAAGTCCATGCCCTTAACCACCTGCTTTCCTGAGGCCGGAAGGAACTTGGCATGTGAACAGAAAGAAGGCTAGTGAggctgaagcagagagaggagagggtgaCAGGAGATGAAGCCGCCGGCATAAGAAGGATCTCGACCCCAAGGTCTCAAAGAATTGTACATTTCACTCAAAGAACCACATGAAGCCCCTGAAGAGTTCAAAGCAAGGGGGAGAGGGACATGATCATCTCTGCAATTTTAAAGAGACCACTCCAGCTGCTGACCCCTGGAGAGTGCTTTTATTCACCTTTGTTTTTCACAGGCTCCTGTTGGGAGAGGATAGAACATTCTGAGCTGGGACACACAGGATTTATAAACGCTTGCTGTCTCCTTGGCCACTTGCTAATAGAACATGTACAGATCTAACAATATTCTTGGTACCACAACTCTGGGAGCAAATCTGGATTCATCAAGGGCTATGCCAGGGCCAGGGGAGGCAACACAGCATGGGGGCTACAGATTCCGAAGCTGGACTGCATGGGTGTGAACCCTGGATCTGCTTCCATGGGTTACTTGAGCAAATTACTcaacctgggcctcagttttctcatctgaaaaagggGGTTAACAATAGTACTTATAGTCCATAGTTGGTGGAAGGATTACAAGCAGTCAGTATAGAAAGCTCTTCAGAGTGCCAGCTCAAAGTAAGCCCTTGATACACATGAGCAGACATTTCTGGTGTCTGAAGACGCTATACTCCCCAAGATGCCAAGCATCCTCAAGGAGGTAAGATCAGAGTGGAGGCAAATATCTCTGACTGGGGGTTGGATGTGCACTTTCACACTCGCCTGTCCTGCCTTTCCTGGCCACAAGCTCCATGAAGCAGTTGTGACCGAATGACTCAGTAAGGTAATCCAAGCACAGTGCCAGGGCATGGCAGGTGCTTCATAAATGTCCACTGTCTGAGAGAAGGAGGGTCCTGCTGGCTGTGGGAGATGGTGAGGGACCGAGAAAGAAGCTGCAGTGGGATGGGATGGATCTGCTGTAGAGTCCTTTAGCAGATATGAGTTCAGCTCAGGAAGTCCTAAAGGCCTACGTGCCTGGCCACTATCCAGAAGTCAATAAAATCACCCAAGTCTCAAGAAGCCACTCCTCTGGCTTCTCCATAGTTtttgggagacactcgggggtCTTAACCAAGGGGTGAAAGAAGGGTAATACACACAGGAGAATTAGGGACACAGAGAGGCCACCTTCTCCCACCGACTGCCCTGCCAAGAAAGCCCAAGGaacaaatagaacaaataaaCCTGAGGAACACACAAGACAAACAAATCCATTTAGGATCAAATTCTACTTTCTGACCAAGGTCAAAGGCTCTCTGTGGTCCTCAGGgcagtctttcccttccctctaAGGTCCACCCACATGGACCCTTCTGTCTGCTCCTCAAACGCACCAAGCTCATTTCtgtctcaggacctttgcacatgttgTTCCTCCTGGTAATTCTGATTCTTCTCAAGGCTGGCTCTCATCATTCAGGCCTCGGCTCAAATGTCATCCCTCTGAGGCCCTCCCTGACAAGCCTGGCTCAGTAAATcccacctgccccagccctcaTTATCCCATTATCCTGTGGTAATCACCATTTGAAATtatcaattttattcatttactagCTTCCTCTTTGTCTCCCCCCAGTACCCAGTAAAATCCCCAAAGGCAAGGaccatgtctgttttgttcaccatgATGCCTAATGcagagtctggcacatagtaggtgtttcaTAAAACAGGTGAAACAAATGATGCAAAGCATTGAACATTCATGATGCTTTAGTTTCTCTTTTGCTCTCCCCAGAATTCGGGGAGAACAGCTGGAGCGAGAAGGAACCAACCTGGTGTAAGTAGATCAAGGTTAGTAAAAATTGGGCCTTATGACTTGAAACCTGTGTTCCTCCCACCACTCCCATGATTCCTGAGCTCAACAAGTATTTACGCAGCagctaccatgtgccaggccctaGACTGGGTGCAGTGGGGAAAATGTAGGGTGGGTAGGGGACAGCAGTTGAGAAGAAATAGCTCTACCCTGAATTCTAGTTGAAAGGGCTTATTGCCTGATATCAAAGTATGTTcgttctcttaaaaaataaaactgtattgcAACCTGAGAGAAGACACAGCTGTCCTTGCTAACAAAAGCCCATATgcatttaccatttttatttatctaaaagAAGCTTCCATCCAGCCTCTGGCCCCAGGGACTGCTTTTCAGTACATCTGAGAACAATTTAAACAGAGGGACATCAAGCCTCCTAAACGCTGCTATGATTTTTCTCCAAGGAAGTCAGACTTAAGCCCAtagagactgatttttttttttttaaagtcagccaCCCTCAAGCTCAGCATCTGCTGCTCTGTAATCACACCATAGTCCACACCCTTGTGTGTGGCTAGCAAACaataaacaagagaaaaggaTCCAAATAACCCAGCTGGTATTCAAAGTCCTAAAGTCAAGGATAGGGAACCCACCTAAGAAGAATCTTGAACCCACCTAGGTAGGTGAGGAaataggtggaaaaaaaaaatgactgtgaACAGATAAttaaggaaaggagagaaaaaaaactaataatgcCTGAGGTCCTCCTATATGGTAAGCATCAAGCTTTCCACTTTCATCGCTTCGTCCAGTTTAATCACTGCAACAATTCTATGAGGAAACAAACCAACACTCAGCCATTAAACAACCTGCCCAACAGAGCCTGAAAGGatcagagctggaatttgaacttgGGTTGGCCGGCCCTGAAGCCTGTGCTTTTTCTCATTTAGCTCGCTCACTTACTATTACCGTTAGCACCATTCACTGAGGAATTAGCACATAAAGGCCCTCTTCTAAGTGCTCCACGACAATCAATGAAATCCACACCACAATCCCAATGTTAATGAAGAaaaaacctgaggctcagagaggccaagccGTTCGCCCTAAGTTGCAAGGCTAGGAAGAAAAGGCTCTGAGATCTGAACCTAGTCCTGATGCCAAAACCCTGACTCAAGCTCTGAGCTGCACTGCTTTTAGGCAAAGCTGTCCTGCTGCTGGACAGCTCTTGAAAGGGCTGGGCTAAGTTAGAATGCCCTATGGCAGGGCGAGCAGAGCTGAGTTCCAAAAATTCACGCAGTAGCAAAATTCACATCTTCTCACACTGAACAGGGCTGGAAGAGTCACAAATCTCTTTATGATGTAAGCTCAAGGGCCAAGAAGAGAGGCTGGCCAGAGACCGGCCAGTGGTAAAGCAGCTGACATCATCCCTCCTGAATTCATTTTCTGAGAATACAGGCTGCATTGTAGCCGGCCATAGCTGGTGTCTCTTCTGAGCATAGAGCTAGCAATTTATTCCTAGCACTCtgcaagaacaacaaaaaacacactCTCTGCAAAAAACAGCATGGTTACAGGAGACTAAGACAACACAGTGACAGAAGCCGTTAATTTCTCCAAGCAACCCAAGGATTGGAACGCCAAGACATGCCAGTCTGgcggacaaaaaaaaaaaaaaaaaaaaaaaaggcactctGAACATCCTTCCAGAGTCAGGCGGGTGCCTAGAGCCAACAGGCCTGGTCAGCACTTCCTGCACCTACAATCTGGGCCCCCTTTGAAAAGCAAATCAATGAAGAGAGAGATACTGCAGCCCGGGAAGTGATggctttttaattattattattatttttaacatctcaaaaaaaaaagctgtatttGTTTAAAACCCCACGGAACAAAACTGAAATGATTCTGGGTAGCAAAGCATGAAGCTTGGCTTTACCTCAGCTGGCCCATTCAAGCAGAAACATTCCCCAAGCAGCATTTGAAGGCGCCCCCTCCCTGCACAGGCAGAAGCTATTTTGGGCCCAGCATTGCCCCAGTCCACAGGTTTACAGATTCCTGGTCTAGCTTCAGGCGGCT
It contains:
- the SPATA2 gene encoding spermatogenesis-associated protein 2, which gives rise to MGKPSSMDTKYKDDLFRKYVQFHEGKVDTTPSKQQPGSDESLRVAASTLLSLHKVDPLYRFRLIQFYEVVERSLSSLSSSSLRALHCAFSMLETVGVNLFLYPWKKEFRSIKTYTGPFVYYVKSTLQEEDIRAILNYMGYVPELGAAYKLRELVETLQVKMVSFELFLAKVECEQMLEIHSQVKDKGYSELDVVSERRSSAEDVRGCSDALRRRAEGREHLTASMARVVLQKSASERAAKDYYKPRVTKPSRSVDTYDSYWESRKPPLKASLSLRKEPVAADLGDDLKDEIIRPSPSLLTMSSSPHSSPDDLPPPSPNNGLGLLRGTYFSTQDDVDLYTDSEPRATYRRQDALRPDVWVVRNDAHPLYHKRSPPAKESALSKCQKCGLSCSSSLCQRCDSLLACSPASKPSAFPSKASAHDSLAHGSSLREKYTGQTQGLDRPLHLHSKSKPSSTVTSRCGFCNRPGATNTCTQCSKVSCDTCLSAYHYDPCCKKSELHKFMPNNQLNYKSTQFSHLVYR